From the genome of Alphaproteobacteria bacterium, one region includes:
- the rpsU gene encoding 30S ribosomal protein S21: MQVLVRENNVDQALRVLKKKMQREGVFREMKLRRNYEKPSEKRARERAEAIRRVRKLMRKRMEREGY; the protein is encoded by the coding sequence GTGCAGGTTCTCGTCCGCGAAAACAACGTCGATCAGGCGCTGCGCGTCCTGAAGAAGAAGATGCAGCGCGAAGGTGTGTTCCGCGAGATGAAGCTGCGGCGCAACTACGAGAAGCCGTCCGAGAAGCGCGCCCGCGAGCGGGCCGAGGCGATCCGCCGGGTGCGCAAGCTGATGCGCAAGCGCATGGAGCGCGAGGGCTA